The following are encoded together in the Cyanobacterium aponinum PCC 10605 genome:
- a CDS encoding dihydroorotase produces the protein MNQTLLFQQIRTLDPVSGFDQVTDILIDDNKIQEISPKIELTDDSAKIIDGNGLILAPALVDLFCHSGEPGYEERETLQTLNASAKAGGVSRVAILPNTLPVVDNPNTVTWIQNKTKSLETNFDCWGSLTKNLEGNTIAELADLAESGVVGFTDNRPHSNLQLVRKLLEYAQPFHLPIALCPTNLQLKGKGVVRECRTSIRLGLIGNPEIAETVAIASLLEIVALTKTPIHLMNISTARGVDLIKRAKEEQLPVTGSVNWHHLILNIETIASYNPHLRFDPPLGTEIDRLGLLEGIKTGVIDAISINHTPYTYEEKTVAFADAPSGSIGLELALPLLWQNLVITGELSASQLWKALSVNALKCLYQEPLKIQIGQRAEFIVFAPQQPWQITPNQLKSLSYNTYWLEKEIKGKILCNY, from the coding sequence GTGAATCAAACACTGCTTTTTCAACAAATTAGAACTTTAGATCCTGTATCTGGATTTGACCAAGTAACTGACATCTTAATTGATGATAATAAGATTCAAGAAATCAGCCCAAAGATTGAATTAACAGACGATTCAGCGAAAATAATTGATGGTAATGGCTTAATATTAGCCCCTGCCCTAGTAGATTTATTTTGTCATAGTGGTGAACCGGGATACGAAGAAAGAGAAACTCTACAAACCCTTAATGCTTCTGCAAAAGCAGGGGGAGTGTCAAGGGTGGCGATTTTACCCAATACTTTGCCAGTTGTAGATAATCCCAATACGGTGACATGGATTCAAAATAAAACTAAATCCCTAGAAACAAACTTTGATTGTTGGGGTAGTTTAACCAAAAATTTAGAGGGCAATACCATTGCCGAGTTAGCAGATTTAGCAGAGTCAGGAGTAGTTGGTTTTACAGATAATCGTCCCCATAGCAATTTACAGTTAGTACGTAAGTTATTAGAATATGCTCAACCTTTTCATTTACCTATTGCCCTTTGTCCTACAAATCTACAACTAAAAGGAAAAGGGGTAGTTAGAGAGTGTCGCACTTCCATTCGTCTTGGTTTAATCGGAAATCCAGAGATAGCGGAAACGGTTGCTATTGCTTCTTTGTTGGAAATAGTGGCATTAACAAAAACCCCCATTCACTTAATGAATATTTCGACAGCTAGGGGCGTGGATTTAATTAAAAGGGCAAAAGAAGAACAATTACCTGTTACTGGGAGTGTTAATTGGCATCATCTTATCCTCAATATTGAAACCATTGCTAGTTATAATCCTCATTTACGTTTTGATCCCCCCTTGGGTACTGAAATTGATCGTTTGGGCTTATTGGAAGGGATAAAAACAGGTGTGATTGATGCTATTTCTATTAATCATACTCCTTATACTTACGAAGAAAAAACCGTTGCCTTTGCAGATGCTCCATCAGGCTCAATTGGCTTAGAATTAGCTTTACCTTTACTATGGCAAAATCTTGTGATTACTGGTGAATTATCCGCTTCACAATTATGGAAAGCCTTAAGTGTTAATGCCTTGAAATGTCTATACCAAGAACCATTAAAAATACAAATTGGACAAAGGGCAGAGTTTATCGTTTTTGCCCCCCAACAGCCATGGCAAATAACTCCGAATCAACTAAAATCTCTTTCTTACAATACTTACTGGTTGGAAAAGGAAATAAAAGGTAAAATCCTCTGTAATTATTGA
- a CDS encoding DUF1830 domain-containing protein encodes MAQILDAIPNNENDSILCCYVNATSQIQVARITNIENWYFERVVFPGQRLMFETLPEALLEIHSGMMASAILSDTIPCKRLCISEEKIEEKKEDEDSSLYNKRKEDESEKLEVVLT; translated from the coding sequence ATGGCTCAAATACTGGACGCAATTCCCAACAATGAAAATGATAGTATTCTCTGTTGTTACGTCAATGCGACTAGCCAAATTCAAGTAGCAAGAATTACAAATATCGAAAATTGGTATTTTGAGAGAGTAGTATTCCCCGGACAAAGATTAATGTTTGAAACATTACCAGAAGCTCTCTTAGAAATTCATTCAGGAATGATGGCTAGTGCAATTTTGTCGGATACAATTCCTTGCAAACGTTTATGTATTAGTGAAGAAAAAATTGAGGAAAAAAAAGAAGATGAAGATAGTAGTTTGTACAATAAAAGAAAGGAAGATGAATCAGAAAAATTAGAAGTCGTTTTAACTTGA
- a CDS encoding UDP-glucose dehydrogenase family protein, translating to MRVCVIGTGYVGLVTGVCLAHIGHDVICVDNNEEKVKLMKQGQSPIYEPGLSELMLSCMKHKKLNFTTDLGAGVNHGEILFIAVGTPALPTGESDTRYVEAVARGIGNYLNGGYKVIVNKSTVPIGSGDWVRMIVLEGFKEKHTATVGEGFTMTENSMPEFDVVSNPEFLREGTAVYDTFNPDRIVLGSSNEKAIALMKELYQPLVDRTFSDHPDLPPVPIVVTDLSSAEMIKYAANAFLATKISFINEVANICDRVGADVTQVAKGIGLDSRIGPKFLQAGIGWGGSCFPKDVSALIHTAHDYGYETELLNAAVNVNKRQKSIVIEKLQQELKILKGKVIGLLGLTFKPDTDDMRDAPALNIIQELNRLGAKVKAYDPIVSQTGLSHGLSGVVIESSTEMLADGCDALVLVTDWQEFLKLDLEKISKLMKNHLIIDGRNFLDKTAIEKTGFHYVGIGKS from the coding sequence ATGCGTGTTTGTGTAATTGGAACTGGTTATGTTGGTTTAGTTACAGGAGTATGTTTAGCTCATATTGGTCATGATGTTATCTGTGTTGATAACAATGAGGAGAAAGTTAAGTTAATGAAGCAAGGACAATCTCCTATTTATGAACCGGGTTTATCTGAGTTGATGCTATCTTGTATGAAGCATAAAAAACTCAACTTTACCACTGATTTAGGAGCGGGAGTTAATCATGGAGAGATTTTATTTATTGCAGTTGGAACCCCTGCTTTACCTACAGGAGAAAGTGATACTCGTTATGTTGAAGCCGTAGCTAGAGGTATAGGGAATTATCTTAATGGTGGTTATAAAGTTATTGTTAACAAGTCCACAGTTCCAATTGGTTCTGGGGATTGGGTTCGCATGATTGTTTTAGAAGGTTTTAAGGAAAAACATACTGCCACTGTAGGGGAAGGTTTTACTATGACAGAAAATAGTATGCCAGAGTTTGATGTGGTAAGTAATCCTGAGTTTTTACGTGAGGGAACTGCTGTATATGACACCTTTAACCCCGATCGCATCGTCTTAGGTAGCAGTAATGAAAAAGCGATCGCACTTATGAAAGAATTATATCAACCTTTGGTCGATCGCACCTTCAGTGACCATCCAGATTTGCCTCCCGTGCCTATCGTCGTCACAGACTTAAGTTCTGCGGAAATGATCAAATATGCCGCTAATGCTTTCTTAGCCACTAAAATCAGTTTTATTAATGAAGTAGCAAATATATGCGATCGCGTTGGTGCTGATGTTACCCAAGTAGCAAAAGGTATCGGCTTAGATTCTCGTATTGGTCCCAAATTCTTACAAGCAGGTATTGGTTGGGGGGGCTCATGTTTTCCTAAAGATGTATCTGCGTTAATTCACACCGCCCATGACTACGGATACGAAACAGAATTACTTAATGCCGCAGTAAACGTCAACAAACGCCAAAAGAGTATCGTTATCGAAAAACTCCAACAAGAATTAAAAATTCTCAAAGGAAAAGTCATCGGTTTACTAGGTTTAACCTTCAAGCCCGATACTGATGATATGCGAGATGCACCAGCATTGAATATTATTCAGGAATTAAACCGCCTAGGGGCAAAAGTCAAAGCCTATGATCCTATTGTCTCCCAAACTGGTTTAAGCCATGGACTCTCTGGGGTGGTAATTGAAAGTAGTACCGAGATGTTGGCTGACGGTTGTGATGCCTTGGTATTAGTCACCGACTGGCAAGAATTTTTAAAATTAGATTTAGAAAAAATCAGCAAACTGATGAAAAATCACCTAATTATTGATGGACGTAACTTTCTTGATAAAACAGCTATTGAAAAAACTGGTTTCCATTACGTCGGTATAGGCAAGTCTTAA
- the dapF gene encoding diaminopimelate epimerase, with the protein MTLKFSKYHGLGNDFILIDNRHQSQPLVSQEDAVKMCDRHFGIGADGVIFVLAGEGDTDYTMRIFNSDGSEPEMCGNGIRCFAQFITELEGKEEIGKTYRIHTLAGLICPTIMGNGQVKVDMGEPQLEAEKIPTTLGKTGEKVVNESLIVGDRTYHVSCVSMGNPHCLVFVEDIEQINLNEIGSKFENHPVFPQKTNTEFIQIISHNYLKMKVWERGAGITLACGTGACATVVAGVLNERCDRISTVELPGGCLEIEWSEKDNHVYMTGPATKVFSGQIA; encoded by the coding sequence ATGACACTGAAGTTTAGCAAATATCACGGACTCGGCAATGATTTTATTTTGATAGATAATCGTCACCAGTCTCAACCCCTCGTTTCTCAGGAAGATGCTGTAAAAATGTGCGATCGCCATTTTGGCATTGGAGCGGATGGAGTGATTTTTGTTTTAGCAGGAGAGGGAGATACTGACTATACTATGAGAATTTTTAACTCTGATGGCTCAGAACCAGAAATGTGTGGTAACGGCATTCGTTGCTTTGCTCAGTTTATCACTGAATTGGAAGGAAAAGAAGAAATCGGCAAAACCTATCGTATTCATACCCTAGCAGGTTTAATCTGCCCCACTATTATGGGTAATGGACAAGTTAAGGTGGATATGGGAGAACCCCAATTAGAAGCGGAGAAAATTCCTACTACCCTTGGCAAAACTGGGGAAAAAGTAGTCAATGAATCATTAATAGTAGGCGATCGCACTTATCATGTTAGTTGTGTGAGTATGGGTAATCCTCATTGTTTAGTTTTTGTTGAAGATATTGAGCAAATCAATCTCAATGAAATTGGATCAAAATTTGAAAATCATCCCGTGTTTCCTCAAAAAACCAATACAGAATTCATCCAAATCATTAGTCATAATTATCTAAAAATGAAAGTTTGGGAAAGAGGTGCGGGAATTACCCTTGCTTGTGGTACGGGTGCTTGTGCTACCGTGGTGGCGGGTGTCTTAAATGAAAGATGCGATCGCATCTCTACCGTAGAATTACCCGGAGGATGTCTTGAAATAGAATGGTCAGAAAAAGATAACCATGTCTATATGACTGGCCCCGCAACCAAAGTATTTTCAGGACAAATTGCTTAA
- a CDS encoding UDP-glucuronic acid decarboxylase family protein, with product MRILVTGGAGFVGSHLIDRLMEQGNEVLCLDNFYTGTKANIQKWFNNPYFELIRHDITEPIRLEVDQIYHLACPASPIHYQFNPVKTTKVNVMGTLNMLGLAKRVKARFLLASTSEVYGDPDVHPQPEEYRGNVNCIGLRSCYDEGKRVAETLAFDYYREHKLEIRVARIFNTYGPRMLENDGRVVSNFIAQALRGIPLTVYGDGSQTRSFCYVSDLVEGLMRLMNNDYVGPVNLGNPGEYTILELAKTIQEMVNPEAELVYKPLPEDDPKQRQPDITKAKQYLDWQPTIPLRDGLRMTIEDFRQRICH from the coding sequence ATGAGAATTTTAGTCACTGGTGGTGCTGGATTTGTGGGATCTCACTTGATTGATCGCCTCATGGAACAAGGAAACGAAGTATTATGTCTCGATAATTTCTACACTGGTACAAAAGCCAATATTCAAAAATGGTTTAATAATCCCTACTTTGAGTTAATTCGTCATGATATTACTGAACCAATACGGCTAGAAGTAGATCAAATATATCATCTAGCTTGTCCAGCATCACCCATTCATTATCAATTTAATCCTGTTAAAACAACAAAAGTTAATGTGATGGGAACTTTAAATATGCTTGGGTTAGCCAAAAGAGTAAAGGCTAGATTTTTGTTAGCATCCACCTCTGAAGTATATGGAGACCCCGATGTACACCCGCAACCTGAAGAATATCGTGGTAACGTTAACTGTATAGGGCTTCGTAGTTGCTATGACGAAGGAAAAAGGGTTGCTGAAACTCTTGCTTTTGACTACTACCGTGAACACAAACTGGAAATTAGGGTAGCTCGAATTTTTAACACTTACGGTCCAAGAATGTTGGAAAATGATGGTAGAGTAGTGAGTAATTTTATTGCTCAAGCCTTAAGGGGTATTCCTTTAACTGTATATGGTGATGGTTCACAAACTCGCAGTTTTTGCTATGTTTCTGACTTGGTAGAAGGTTTAATGCGATTAATGAACAATGATTATGTGGGGCCTGTTAATTTGGGAAATCCGGGGGAATACACCATTTTAGAATTGGCGAAAACTATTCAGGAAATGGTTAATCCTGAAGCAGAATTGGTTTACAAACCTTTGCCAGAAGATGATCCCAAACAGAGACAACCTGATATAACTAAAGCAAAGCAATATCTTGATTGGCAACCGACTATTCCTCTTAGAGATGGTTTAAGAATGACTATTGAGGATTTTCGTCAAAGAATTTGTCATTAA
- a CDS encoding DUF4335 domain-containing protein, producing MVINNSSSFRRYTPPTCTLEIYNPQPFWGKWRYQSFPQYFSFQLHFDDPRIPKDNRSSIIGDRTLLEKLRQLVDEYINLYLDDRQIVRDNQTCDIPQDEHTEFICLSRESDYSHKLYYHGIEPQRETVEVILTNTQLFDLINALEAYYYDVTKSNQELGEAISSNLGLSIFITALVCIIGGWFWWRYEQNLALQQNPIDNPSQSSEAEEFDDDIEKVIPPSPLDPQSLPSIVTPEVPEELRNRESLPPPESTITRPPDNSPTAEIPQNFPENNSQATLTMETPPPPSVNDLPPSTVNNNSQGMNSQPSLSQTISLQPSSSNSNTIPSSPPKLNKLPVLSSSNSSVPNLNSFTSEDVSPSQFALNNINKTNDITPPIVIKNPTLPENINNLDTSKLVAKKLPPTSAEVEVKQYFISQWQPPENLQQSIEYRLQINSEGQLTKVTPIGQVAIIYLDRTNMPLLGKKIASSLEEDSQATIRLILSPNGNVQTFKE from the coding sequence ATGGTCATTAATAATTCCAGTTCTTTTCGTCGCTATACGCCCCCTACCTGTACTCTTGAAATTTATAATCCTCAACCTTTTTGGGGAAAATGGCGTTATCAATCTTTTCCTCAATACTTTAGTTTTCAACTACACTTCGACGATCCTAGAATACCAAAAGATAATAGAAGTAGTATAATAGGCGATCGCACTTTACTGGAAAAATTAAGACAATTAGTAGATGAATATATAAACTTATACTTGGATGATAGACAAATAGTTAGAGATAATCAAACTTGTGATATACCTCAAGATGAACACACAGAGTTTATTTGTTTAAGTAGAGAATCAGATTATAGCCATAAACTTTATTATCACGGTATAGAACCACAGAGAGAAACAGTAGAAGTTATCCTGACAAATACCCAATTATTTGACCTGATTAACGCCCTAGAAGCCTATTACTATGACGTAACCAAGAGCAATCAAGAATTAGGAGAAGCGATTTCGAGTAACTTAGGATTAAGTATTTTTATTACAGCCCTTGTATGTATCATTGGCGGTTGGTTTTGGTGGCGTTATGAACAAAATTTAGCACTACAACAAAATCCGATAGATAATCCATCTCAATCATCAGAAGCAGAAGAATTTGATGATGACATAGAAAAAGTTATTCCTCCTTCTCCTCTCGATCCACAAAGCCTTCCATCAATAGTAACCCCAGAAGTACCAGAAGAACTAAGAAACAGAGAATCTCTCCCACCTCCAGAATCAACCATAACTCGCCCCCCCGACAATAGCCCTACGGCAGAAATTCCCCAAAATTTTCCTGAAAATAATAGTCAGGCAACTCTGACTATGGAAACGCCTCCCCCTCCTTCAGTTAATGATTTGCCCCCATCAACCGTAAATAATAATTCTCAGGGAATGAATAGTCAACCTTCTTTGTCTCAGACGATTTCATTACAACCATCCTCTTCCAACTCGAATACGATTCCTTCATCTCCTCCCAAACTTAACAAATTACCTGTTTTATCATCTTCTAATTCCTCTGTACCAAACCTTAATTCCTTTACCTCTGAAGACGTTTCTCCTTCCCAATTTGCATTAAACAATATAAATAAAACAAATGATATAACACCTCCTATCGTGATCAAAAATCCGACTCTACCAGAAAATATCAATAATTTAGACACATCTAAGTTAGTGGCGAAAAAACTTCCTCCCACCAGTGCAGAAGTCGAAGTTAAACAATACTTTATTTCCCAATGGCAACCCCCTGAAAATTTACAGCAGAGTATTGAATATAGGTTACAAATCAATTCAGAAGGACAATTAACAAAAGTGACCCCCATAGGACAAGTTGCAATTATTTATTTAGACCGTACTAATATGCCTTTATTAGGAAAAAAAATAGCGTCTTCATTAGAAGAAGATTCTCAAGCAACAATTCGCTTAATTCTTAGTCCAAATGGTAACGTACAAACTTTTAAAGAGTAA
- the ureC gene encoding urease subunit alpha: MGYFMDRRAYAETYGITKGDRIRLADTELIIEVERDYTTYGDEVKFGGGKVIRDGMGQSGVSRAEGAVDTVITNALIVDWWGIVKADVAIKDGKIEKIGKAGNPETQPNVDIVIGAVTEVIAGEGMILTAGGIDTHIHFICPQQIETAIASGITTMIGGGTGPATGTKATTCTPGEWHLSRMLEAADAFPMNLGFLGKGNSSQTEGLIEQVKAGAMGLKLHEDWGTTPWSIDTCLTVADKYDIQVAIHTDTLNEAGFVEDTINAFKNRVIHTYHTEGAGGGHAPDIIKVCGEMNVLPSSTNPTRPYTVNTMEEHLDMLMVCHHLDKKIPEDVAFAESRIRRETIAAEDILHDLGAFSMIASDSQAMGRVGETIMRTWQTAHKMKVQRGVLTPPNPPLEGGGKWTTENDNFRVKRYVAKYTINPAITHGIADYVGSIEVGKLADLVLWKPAFFGVKPQLVLKGGMIAYSQMGDSNASIPTPQPVHSQPMFASYGGAIASTSLTFISQAALDLDIKGKLGLRKPTIAVKNTRNLTKKDLKLNDYTPKMEVDPETYEVRADGELLTCEPAEVLPMAQRYFLF, from the coding sequence ATGGGCTATTTTATGGATCGTAGAGCGTATGCAGAAACTTATGGTATTACTAAAGGCGATCGCATCCGTTTAGCAGATACAGAATTAATCATTGAGGTAGAAAGAGATTACACCACTTATGGAGACGAGGTCAAATTTGGTGGGGGTAAAGTAATCCGTGATGGCATGGGGCAATCAGGTGTTTCAAGGGCAGAAGGGGCAGTAGATACTGTGATTACCAATGCTTTGATTGTGGATTGGTGGGGTATTGTAAAAGCAGATGTGGCCATCAAAGACGGAAAAATAGAAAAAATTGGCAAAGCGGGAAACCCAGAGACACAGCCCAACGTAGATATTGTTATTGGGGCTGTCACAGAAGTCATTGCTGGGGAGGGTATGATTCTCACCGCAGGAGGTATTGATACTCATATTCATTTTATTTGTCCTCAACAAATTGAAACTGCGATCGCATCTGGTATTACTACAATGATTGGCGGTGGTACAGGACCTGCTACAGGCACAAAAGCCACCACTTGCACCCCCGGAGAATGGCATTTATCAAGGATGTTAGAAGCGGCTGACGCTTTTCCCATGAATTTAGGTTTTTTAGGTAAAGGTAACAGCAGTCAAACAGAAGGATTAATCGAGCAAGTGAAAGCAGGGGCGATGGGTTTGAAACTTCATGAAGACTGGGGTACAACTCCTTGGAGTATCGATACTTGTTTAACCGTTGCTGACAAGTATGATATTCAGGTTGCGATTCATACCGATACTTTGAATGAAGCAGGATTTGTAGAAGACACAATTAACGCCTTTAAAAATAGAGTTATTCATACCTATCATACCGAAGGAGCAGGGGGAGGTCACGCCCCTGATATTATCAAAGTCTGTGGGGAAATGAATGTTTTACCTTCATCCACTAATCCCACTCGCCCTTATACTGTCAATACCATGGAAGAACATTTAGATATGTTAATGGTATGCCATCACCTTGACAAAAAAATTCCCGAAGATGTGGCTTTTGCCGAATCCCGTATCCGCCGAGAAACCATCGCCGCCGAGGATATTTTGCACGATTTAGGTGCTTTTAGTATGATTGCTTCCGATTCTCAAGCTATGGGGAGAGTCGGAGAAACAATAATGCGTACATGGCAAACTGCCCATAAAATGAAAGTCCAAAGAGGTGTTTTAACCCCCCCTAACCCCCCCTTAGAAGGGGGGGGAAAATGGACAACTGAAAATGATAATTTTCGAGTCAAGCGTTACGTAGCGAAATACACCATTAATCCTGCTATTACCCATGGTATCGCTGATTATGTGGGTTCGATCGAAGTTGGTAAATTAGCCGATTTAGTCTTATGGAAACCCGCCTTTTTCGGTGTCAAACCTCAATTAGTTCTCAAAGGCGGTATGATTGCTTATAGTCAAATGGGAGACAGCAACGCTAGTATTCCCACTCCTCAACCTGTTCATTCTCAACCCATGTTTGCTAGTTATGGAGGTGCGATCGCATCTACTTCTTTAACCTTTATTTCTCAGGCGGCATTAGACTTAGATATAAAAGGAAAACTAGGGCTAAGAAAACCCACCATTGCTGTCAAAAATACCCGTAACCTCACCAAAAAAGATCTCAAACTTAATGACTATACCCCTAAAATGGAAGTAGATCCTGAAACCTATGAAGTAAGAGCAGACGGTGAATTACTAACCTGCGAACCAGCAGAAGTTTTACCAATGGCACAACGCTATTTTTTGTTCTAA
- a CDS encoding Hfq-related RNA-binding protein has translation MTAFDTGFPSVRQIQSFIKNKTPIEIGLMTNKTLEGVVKWQDQNCLSLVTTSQEKILVWIQAIAYIRYR, from the coding sequence ATGACCGCATTTGATACAGGATTTCCTAGCGTTCGTCAAATTCAATCTTTCATCAAAAACAAAACCCCTATCGAGATTGGCTTAATGACCAATAAGACTCTGGAAGGGGTGGTAAAATGGCAAGATCAAAATTGTCTTTCTTTAGTAACTACCAGCCAAGAAAAAATCCTTGTTTGGATTCAGGCGATCGCATATATTAGGTATAGATAA
- a CDS encoding 2Fe-2S iron-sulfur cluster-binding protein → MPTIKFIKENKEVVAADGANLREKALQNNIDIYKWRGKLINCGGYGQCATCVVEIVEGMENLSPKTDFETRKLKKKPENYRLACQTLVNGPISVNTKP, encoded by the coding sequence ATGCCGACGATTAAATTTATCAAAGAAAATAAGGAAGTAGTTGCCGCCGATGGTGCCAATCTTAGAGAAAAGGCTTTGCAGAATAATATTGATATATATAAATGGCGTGGTAAGTTGATCAATTGTGGTGGTTATGGTCAATGTGCTACTTGTGTGGTAGAAATTGTCGAAGGCATGGAAAATTTATCTCCAAAAACAGACTTTGAGACCAGAAAGTTGAAGAAAAAACCAGAAAATTACCGTTTAGCCTGTCAAACTCTGGTTAATGGTCCGATTTCTGTTAATACTAAGCCTTAA
- a CDS encoding DevA family ABC transporter ATP-binding protein codes for MITITENTNNNPENLDNNKVVEIKNLDFYFGHGSIRKQILFNINLTLKKGEVVILKGPSGSGKTTLLTLMGALRSASYGSLKVFNQELINAPEKLLINIRKNIGYIFQAHNLLNSLTARQNVQMSLELHSQFSHEEVKQKSIEMLNAVGLGDRINYYPENLSGGQKQRVAIARALVSHPKMVLADEPTAALDSKSGRDVVDIMQKLARQQGCTILIVSHDDRILDVADRIIELEDGKLLTESQV; via the coding sequence ATGATCACTATAACAGAAAATACTAATAATAATCCCGAAAATTTAGATAATAATAAAGTAGTTGAAATTAAAAACTTAGACTTTTATTTTGGTCATGGTAGTATCAGAAAGCAAATATTATTTAATATTAATTTAACTCTAAAAAAAGGAGAAGTTGTTATCTTAAAAGGTCCTTCAGGCTCAGGAAAAACAACTCTTTTAACCCTCATGGGGGCTTTACGCAGTGCTAGTTATGGCTCTTTGAAAGTATTTAATCAAGAATTGATAAATGCTCCTGAAAAACTGCTTATTAATATTAGAAAAAATATTGGTTATATCTTCCAAGCTCATAATTTATTAAACTCTCTCACCGCCCGACAAAATGTACAAATGTCTTTAGAGTTGCATTCTCAATTTAGCCATGAAGAAGTAAAACAAAAATCAATCGAAATGTTGAATGCTGTTGGTTTAGGAGATCGTATTAACTACTATCCTGAAAATCTTTCTGGTGGTCAAAAACAAAGAGTTGCGATCGCACGTGCTTTAGTCTCTCATCCAAAAATGGTACTAGCAGATGAACCCACTGCCGCTTTAGACAGTAAATCAGGGCGAGATGTGGTGGATATTATGCAAAAGTTGGCTAGACAGCAAGGCTGTACTATTCTCATCGTTAGCCATGATGATCGCATTTTGGATGTAGCAGATCGTATTATTGAGTTAGAAGATGGAAAACTATTGACAGAATCCCAAGTGTAA
- a CDS encoding SDR family NAD(P)-dependent oxidoreductase → MKHIFITGVSSGLGGYLTKKLVEVGDFQITGISRNKPVYLTSEYPIQWQKFDLNQTEKINSTISKILNNQIMDALILNVGIWEKTAFSSDYSFEEIEYGEIYQLIQVNITANIELIRSILKQGFLKKGGKIIFIGSTWGLENHGGKEVVFSATKFALRGMVHSLREILKHQMISPSVLNLGYLSESEYPQPQETQIPLIDVWEAIKFLLSTSPYSCVKEIDMPGMFDSNC, encoded by the coding sequence ATGAAACATATTTTTATTACTGGTGTAAGTAGTGGATTAGGTGGTTACTTAACCAAGAAATTGGTTGAAGTAGGAGATTTTCAAATTACAGGGATTTCTCGCAACAAGCCAGTTTATTTAACTTCTGAATATCCGATTCAATGGCAAAAGTTTGATTTAAATCAAACAGAAAAAATTAATTCAACTATTTCCAAGATTTTAAATAACCAAATTATGGATGCCCTAATTCTCAATGTTGGCATATGGGAAAAAACAGCTTTCAGTTCAGATTATAGTTTTGAAGAAATAGAATATGGGGAGATTTATCAATTAATACAAGTAAACATAACTGCCAATATAGAATTAATTCGCTCTATTTTAAAACAAGGTTTCCTGAAAAAAGGGGGTAAAATAATCTTTATAGGATCAACTTGGGGTCTTGAAAATCATGGGGGAAAAGAAGTTGTTTTTTCAGCCACAAAATTTGCCTTAAGAGGTATGGTTCATTCCTTGAGAGAAATTCTAAAACATCAAATGATAAGTCCTAGTGTTCTTAATTTAGGTTATCTATCGGAGAGTGAATACCCCCAACCACAAGAAACTCAAATTCCTTTAATTGACGTATGGGAAGCAATTAAATTTTTATTATCCACTTCCCCCTATTCGTGTGTAAAAGAGATTGATATGCCCGGAATGTTTGATTCTAATTGTTGA
- a CDS encoding response regulator transcription factor: protein MRILLVEDEIELATTLQGILQQEGYHVEISHDGEQGLNLALKQNYDLLILDWMLPHKSGLEICQQIRHQPFFIKTPVLFLTAKDTLDDRVLGLDAGADDYLVKPFELRELLARVRALLRRVSTITDSQEEQNKLETRIKVADLEIEVESQIAYRNGKMIKLSEKEVKLLQFFSQNLHQLVTQEEIYNYLWTTEEAPSSNVVAAMVRLLRKKIESNQEPPLIHTIYGKGYWFGLEKES from the coding sequence ATGAGGATTTTGTTAGTAGAAGATGAAATCGAGTTAGCTACAACTTTACAAGGGATTTTACAACAAGAAGGTTATCACGTAGAAATATCCCATGATGGGGAACAAGGTTTAAATTTAGCCCTAAAACAAAACTATGATTTACTGATTCTCGATTGGATGTTACCTCATAAAAGCGGTTTAGAAATTTGTCAGCAAATACGTCATCAACCTTTTTTTATTAAAACTCCTGTATTATTTTTAACCGCAAAAGATACTTTAGATGATCGGGTTTTGGGATTAGATGCAGGAGCAGATGATTATTTAGTGAAACCCTTTGAATTAAGGGAATTGTTGGCTAGGGTGAGGGCTTTATTGAGGAGAGTTAGCACAATTACTGATAGTCAAGAAGAACAAAATAAGCTCGAAACAAGAATCAAAGTAGCCGATTTAGAAATAGAGGTTGAAAGTCAAATTGCCTATCGTAACGGCAAAATGATTAAGTTGTCAGAAAAAGAGGTTAAATTACTACAATTTTTCAGCCAAAACCTTCATCAGTTAGTTACTCAAGAAGAAATCTATAACTATCTTTGGACAACAGAAGAAGCTCCTAGTAGTAATGTCGTAGCGGCAATGGTGAGACTTTTACGAAAAAAAATTGAGTCTAATCAAGAGCCTCCCTTAATTCATACTATTTACGGTAAGGGCTATTGGTTTGGCTTAGAAAAAGAAAGTTAA